In one Pseudomonas sp. MM211 genomic region, the following are encoded:
- a CDS encoding thiopurine S-methyltransferase, whose amino-acid sequence MQEAFWQTRWQNNQIGFHATEVNPFLRRYWPSLAAADGARVLVPLCGKSLDIVWLAERGHRVIGVELAQTAVEAFFSEQGLEATVTQEGAFRVYRHGRVELYCGDFFALDSEHLEDCALFYDRAALIALPPVMRERYVRHLQRILPVGSQGLLVTLDYDQSLMDGPPFSVSDTQVQGWFGSIWDSELLESQDAMEERFRARGLTRMDERAYRLRLL is encoded by the coding sequence ATGCAGGAGGCGTTCTGGCAGACGCGTTGGCAGAATAATCAGATCGGTTTTCACGCGACGGAGGTCAACCCGTTCCTGCGGCGCTATTGGCCAAGCCTGGCGGCAGCGGATGGCGCTCGAGTGCTGGTGCCTTTGTGCGGTAAAAGCCTGGATATCGTCTGGCTGGCCGAGCGTGGGCATCGGGTGATCGGCGTGGAGCTGGCACAGACCGCCGTCGAGGCATTCTTCAGCGAGCAGGGGCTGGAAGCGACGGTTACTCAGGAGGGGGCATTTCGGGTTTACCGGCACGGACGGGTCGAGCTCTACTGTGGTGATTTCTTCGCACTCGACAGCGAGCATCTTGAAGATTGCGCACTGTTCTACGACCGTGCCGCGCTGATCGCTCTGCCGCCTGTGATGCGCGAGCGTTATGTTCGGCACCTGCAGCGCATACTGCCAGTTGGCAGTCAGGGGCTGCTGGTGACCTTGGACTACGATCAGTCCTTGATGGACGGGCCGCCCTTTTCCGTCAGCGATACACAAGTGCAAGGCTGGTTCGGCAGTATCTGGGACAGCGAGCTGCTGGAAAGCCAGGACGCGATGGAGGAGCGATTCCGAGCCCGTGGCCTCACTCGCATGGACGAGCGTGCTTATCGGCTGCGGCTGCTCTGA
- a CDS encoding DODA-type extradiol aromatic ring-opening family dioxygenase: protein MLPSLFISHGSPMLALQPGASGVALTRLAAELPKPRAIVVVSAHWESAELLVMSAAQPQTWHDFGGFPPELYQVQYPAPGNPQLAEDILQRLKTAGLAARTDERRPFDHGCWVPLSLMYPQADIPVVQVSLPSHHGAALQLQVGKALAGLREQNILLLGSGSITHNLGELDWRAAPEKAAPWAAEFRDWMVDKLQRGDLQALLDYRQQAPHARRNHPSEEHLLPLFFARGAGGDCQIEHQGFTLGALGMDIYSFA, encoded by the coding sequence ATGTTACCTAGCCTGTTCATTTCCCACGGCTCCCCCATGCTCGCCTTACAACCCGGCGCCAGCGGCGTGGCCCTCACCCGCCTTGCTGCAGAGCTGCCGAAACCACGCGCCATCGTAGTGGTTTCGGCGCACTGGGAGAGCGCCGAGCTACTGGTAATGAGCGCAGCCCAGCCACAGACCTGGCACGACTTCGGCGGCTTTCCCCCGGAGCTCTATCAGGTGCAATACCCGGCGCCCGGCAATCCGCAGCTGGCAGAAGACATCCTGCAGCGCCTGAAAACAGCTGGCCTGGCCGCCCGCACCGATGAGCGCCGGCCGTTCGATCATGGCTGCTGGGTGCCGCTATCGCTGATGTATCCGCAAGCGGACATCCCAGTGGTGCAGGTGTCACTGCCCAGCCACCATGGCGCAGCCCTGCAACTGCAAGTGGGCAAGGCGCTAGCCGGGCTGCGTGAGCAAAACATCCTGCTGCTCGGCTCCGGCAGCATTACCCATAACCTCGGCGAGCTGGACTGGCGTGCCGCCCCGGAAAAGGCGGCGCCCTGGGCCGCGGAGTTTCGCGACTGGATGGTCGACAAGCTGCAGCGTGGCGATCTGCAGGCATTGCTCGACTACCGACAGCAAGCGCCTCACGCCCGCCGCAATCACCCCAGCGAGGAGCACCTGCTGCCGCTGTTCTTCGCACGTGGCGCTGGCGGCGACTGCCAGATCGAACACCAGGGCTTCACCCTGGGAGCGCTGGGTATGGATATCTACAGCTTCGCCTGA